The Salvia miltiorrhiza cultivar Shanhuang (shh) chromosome 1, IMPLAD_Smil_shh, whole genome shotgun sequence genome has a window encoding:
- the LOC130989898 gene encoding putative late blight resistance protein homolog R1A-10, with product MLHMTCSAISATKIFNSQLWNHNTRLVNCLLTSLNKRLVVFFHLSNIISYFLLTHTSYKYIHSALKELVMAAYGALVSLMHIIDRIENHPSPPISIDKHQVQSLTQNVTFLQDFLDGYMPPVVDDHEADPLERGIADAVYAAEDVIESQIVVQIDNRSTIVGKMISFINLFRALCKCATIEEDFNHDLQQVMEEILNVIKKEAMEIAADPLEMRIADAAYAAEDVIESHIVDVIKLGAYGSSEQATSILRKLLEKGCYSLFSDSSEADDLLESLIAVDPQLQIKGVSCINFYQDLQQVIEEMNVIKKEAMGIAAEPKLQRKVSLTSSSAVKESMMVGFDDVSLELLDRLTRGHRNRQIIPITGMGGIGKTTLARHIFEHPLVKHHFDICGWTTISQTYNVRETLRGLLCQVRGDSGGDLSEEDLGVELRKYLLCRRYLIILDDMWSVELWENMMVFFPDNNDGSRIIVTTRLSNLAAELTHSNSICMRLLDDVSSWNLFSKTVFGDEGFPPQLEEIGKKIVEKCNGLPLPIVVIGGLLAKSELTLEYWEHIQKNLSSIVNSENDEYCLRVLKLSYDHLPVYLKPCFLYMGTFEEDKEIKVSNLINLWVSEGFLKPIVGKSLETIAEEYLKELIDRNLILVLELGFIGNIKYCYMHDLLRELSLKEAQKQRFYYVLSQQCPQGINSQRRIVIPEIILDGKVLESMSLARSYICHDYTVPQLLDCRLLRTLTTYMFFDEHLIGNLFQLVNLRYLRVHFSAGMQIPSSINLLWNLHTLIVISSWCLTAPVEIWKMCKLKYVKFPLLGIYLPDPPSDDIIIMENLETLKGVIDFNLNEGVIQRIPNIKKLYIKYKDKLIDRVKSLSYLQCLSKLETLHCIFLGGSDDYLESISFPQSLKKMYLECGKFHLEEILEKMASLPLLQKLKLCDGQFGRRSWEIVEGQFPRLKYLRLIECADMECWTLEGFCLPRLEQLHLSYMESLEEFPSEIGEIATLRSIELEECSESMAMSLKRIVDEQEDLQGDPSFHVRVESSEVSQELQSLATPNFRIVKTGP from the coding sequence ATGCTGCACATGACTTGTTCAGCTATTTCTGCCACAAAAATTTTCAATTCTCAATTGTGGAATCATAATACTAGATTGGTTAATTGCCTTCTTACATCTTTGAATAAAAGATTGGTTGTCTTCTTTCACCTCTCAAATattatctcatattttcttttgacTCACACTTCCTATAAATATATTCATTCTGCATTGAAAGAGTTAGTCATGGCGGCTTATGGAGCTCTGGTTTCTCTTATGCATATCATAGATCGCATCGAGAATCATCCTTCCCCTCCAATTTCTATCGACAAACATCAAGTTCAATCTCTCACTCAAAATGTTACCTTCTTGCAGGATTTTCTTGATGGTTATATGCCCCCGGTTGTCGATGACCATGAAGCTGATCCATTGGAGCGTGGCATTGCTGATGCAGTTTATGCAGCTGAGGATGTTATCGAATCCCAAATTGTGGTTCAAATTGATAATCGATCCACAATTGTTGGGAAGATGATCAGTTTTATTAACTTGTTTCGAGCTCTGTGTAAATGTGCAACTATTGAGGAGGACTTTAATCACGATCTACAACAAGTGATGGAAGAAATATTGAATGTGATCAAGAAAGAAGCCATGGAGATTGCAGCCGATCCGTTGGAGATGCGAATTGCAGATGCAGCTTATGCGGCCGAAGATGTTATCGAATCGCATATTGTGGACGTGATTAAACTAGGTGCATACGGTTCCAGTGAACAAGCGACTTCTATCTTGCGGAAACTTCTCGAAAAAGGATGCTACTCCCTTTTTAGCGATAGCAGTGAAGCAGATGATCTGTTGGAGAGTCTTATTGCAGTCGATCCTCAACTGCAGATAAAGGGAGTCAGCTGCATCAACTTCTATCAAGATCTACAACAAGTGATAGAAGAAATGAATGTGATCAAGAAGGAAGCCATGGGGATTGCAGCCGAACCTAAACTGCAGAGAAAGGTCTCCTTGACGTCCTCTTCCGCTGTGAAGGAAAGCATGATGGTGGGCTTTGATGACGTGTCACTTGAACTCCTGGATAGGCTCACTAGAGGGCACCGCAATCGCCAAATCATCCCAATCACGGGGATGGGCGGGattggtaagaccactcttgcccgACATATATTTGAGCATCCACTTGTTAAGCATCATTTTGATATTTGCGGTTGGACTACAATTTCTCAAACTTATAATGTTAGAGAAACACTTAGAGGACTTCTTTGCCAAGTGAGAGGAGATTCGGGTGGTGATTTGAGTGAGGAAGATTTAGGAGTGGAATTACGTAAGTATTTATTGTGTAGGAGGTATCTCATAATactggatgatatgtggagtgtAGAGTTGTGGGAAAATATGATGGTTTTCTTTCCTGATAACAATGATGGGAGTCGAATAATCGTAACAACTAGGTTGTCAAACTTGGCTGCCGAGTTGACACACTCTAACAGCATTTGTATGAGATTATTAGATGATGTTAGTAGCTGGAATTTGTTCTCCAAAACAGTATTTGGGGATGAGGGTTTTCCTCCTCAACTCGAGGAAATTGGAAAGAAAATTGTGGAAAAGTGTAATGGACTTCCTTTGCCGATTGTTGTGATTGGGGGCCTTTTGGCAAAATCCGAACTTACACTAGAATATTGGGAGCACATACAGAAAAACTTAAGCTCAATAGTGAACTctgaaaatgatgaatattgcTTGAGAGTATTGAAACTAAGCTATGACCATTTGCCTGTCTATCTGAAACCTTGTTTTCTATATATGGGAACGTTTGAGGAAGATAAGGAAATTAAAGTCTCAAATTTGATCAATCTATGGGTTTCTGAAGGATTTCTTAAACCAATAGTCGGTAAAAGCTTGGAAACAATTGCCGAAGAGTATCTGAAGGAGCTAATCGATAGAAACCTCATTCTAGTTCTTGAGTTGGGGTTTATAGGGAATATAAAGTACTGCTACATGCATGATCTTCTGAGAGAGCTATCTTTGAAGGAAGCTCAAAAGCAGAGGTTTTATTATGTCTTAAGCCAACAATGTCCTCAAGGCATAAATAGCCAACGCCGCATTGTTATTCCCGAAATTATTTTAGATGGGAAAGTCTTGGAATCTATGTCACTTGCTCGTTCTTACATATGTCATGATTATACAGTTCCGCAATTGCTAGATTGTAGATTGTTGAGAACACTGACTACATATATGTTTTTCGATGAGCATTTGATAGGAAATCTCTTTCAATTGGTGAACTTGAGGTACCTTCGGGTTCATTTTTCTGCGGGGATGCAAATCCCTTCTTCAATCAATCTACTGTGGAATCTACATACACTAATTGTTATTTCTTCGTGGTGTTTGACTGCACCAGTAGAAATTTGGAAAATGTGTAAGCTTAAGTATGTCAAGTTCCCACTTCTAGGAATTTATCTCCCAGATCCTCCGAGTGATGATATTATTATCATGGAGAATCTAGAGACACTAAAAGGAGTGATTGATTTCAACTTGAATGAAGGAGTGATTCAAAGAATTCCCAATATCAAGAAattgtatataaaatataaggATAAATTAATAGACAGAGTGAAGAGCCTCAGCTATCTTCAATGTCTGAGTAAGCTGGAAACATTGCATTGTATTTTTCTAGGAGGAAGTGATGACTATCTGGAGAGTATTAGTTTCCCGCAGTCACTCAAGAAGATGTATCTTGAATGCGGAAAGTTCCATTTGGAAGAAATTCTAGAAAAGATGGCTTCATTACCACTTCTTCAGAAACTCAAATTGTGTGATGGGCAGTTTGGAAGACGCAGTTGGGAAATAGTTGAAGGCCAATTCCCCCGCCTCAAATACTTAAGATTGATTGAGTGTGCGGATATGGAATGTTGGACGTTAGAGGGCTTCTGCTTGCCGCGCCTTGAGCAACTTCATCTCTCATACATGGAGTCGTTGGAGGAGTTCCCTTCAGAAATTGGAGAAATAGCAACACTCCGGTCAATTGAATTGGAGGAGTGCAGTGAATCAATGGCTATGTCTTTGAAAAGGATAGTAGACGAACAAGAGGACTTACAAGGGGACCCATCCTTTCATGTTCGAGTTGAGTCATCCGAGGTCAGCCAAGAATTACAGAGCTTGGCAACTCCCAACTTTCGTATAGTCAAAACTGGTCCTTAA